ATTGACTTTGAGCGCAGTCTCTTCGAGAGTCTGATTGCTGAGATTTTTGCTTCCACTATTCACATCAATGACGTGCATCGCCTCGGTATGTTCAATGACGAGGTATGCCCCATTGGCCATAGATGCCACTTTCCCGAAAGAAGCCTTGATTTGTTTTTCAAGCCCCATATATTGAAATAAAGGGATTTTACCTTTGTAAAGCTTAAGCCCTTTCAGGTAATCAGGCTGGCGTTCTTTCAGATATTCTTCGATGTCTTTGAAGGCCTGAGGATCATCGGTGTAGATGGCGTCGAAGCCATGACTAAGCATATCCCTAAGAATGCTTGTAGCGCGGTTGTGTTCACTTAGGACCTTCACGGGTGCGCGGGAGCTAGGCATGTCCAAAGTCATGGCATGCCACTTTTCAACGATGTCGGAAATGTCTTTGCTAAGAGTAGCAGCGTCTTTTCCACTTGCAGCGGTACGGACGATCATTCCGAAATTTTTAGGACATAGGCTTTCGGCAAGAATCTTGAGCCTGCGACGTTCATCGGCGGAGCGGATTTTTTTGGAAACCGAAACCACATTGGAGAAAGGCACCAGGACGATATATTGTCCCGGGAGAGAGATTTCACTGGAGAGGCGCGGGCCTTTAGTCGAAATCGGCTCTTTTACTACCTGAACCAGGATATCCTGATTGGGTTTAAGTACTTCCTCCATTTTACCATGCTTGTTGATATCAGGCAATGGATTAATGGTTTCCAAAATGTCAGCGCGTCCGATTTTTTCGACCCTGGTTGCTTTCATATATTTGAGCAGAGACCTAACCTGAGGTCCAAGATCAAAATAATGAAGGAATGCATCTCTCGGATGTCCGACATCCACAAATGCTGCATTTAAACCGGGAACGATCTTTCGGACTTTTCCTAAG
The DNA window shown above is from Bacteroidia bacterium and carries:
- a CDS encoding Rne/Rng family ribonuclease: MNELVVSKTEEGLRIGILQDKKIVELHHEKLSEEFSVGDLFLGKVRKIVPGLNAAFVDVGHPRDAFLHYFDLGPQVRSLLKYMKATRVEKIGRADILETINPLPDINKHGKMEEVLKPNQDILVQVVKEPISTKGPRLSSEISLPGQYIVLVPFSNVVSVSKKIRSADERRRLKILAESLCPKNFGMIVRTAASGKDAATLSKDISDIVEKWHAMTLDMPSSRAPVKVLSEHNRATSILRDMLSHGFDAIYTDDPQAFKDIEEYLKERQPDYLKGLKLYKGKIPLFQYMGLEKQIKASFGKVASMANGAYLVIEHTEAMHVIDVNSGSKNLSNQTLEETALKVNMEAATEIARQLRLRDMGGIIVVDFIDLKKSENRRILNDHLKKEMKTDRAKHSILPMSKFGLIQITRQRVRPQIDIQTSEVCPSCNGSGKIQPSILIADEIANNIDFLIKQNKEKKLTINVNPFVASYLRKGFLNSYQAKWFKNYWVWVKIKDDVSMPFTSAKYFNALGEEIKF